Proteins encoded together in one Chitinophaga varians window:
- the rplU gene encoding 50S ribosomal protein L21: MFAVVKIAGQQFKVEKDQEIFVQQLQGKVGDKVEFSEVLLTDNAGALTVGTDVKSVVKAEILSHVQGDKVIAFKMKRRKGFRKKVGHRTHFTKIRINEIA, from the coding sequence ATGTTTGCAGTTGTAAAAATCGCAGGTCAGCAATTTAAAGTAGAAAAAGACCAGGAAATTTTTGTACAGCAGTTACAAGGAAAAGTTGGAGACAAAGTGGAGTTTTCCGAAGTACTGTTAACAGACAATGCTGGTGCACTGACCGTAGGCACTGATGTAAAATCAGTAGTAAAGGCAGAGATCCTGAGCCATGTGCAAGGTGACAAAGTGATCGCTTTCAAAATGAAGAGAAGAAAAGGCTTCAGAAAGAAAGTTGGACACCGTACCCATTTCACTAAGATCCGGATCAATGAAATAGCTTAA
- the rpmA gene encoding 50S ribosomal protein L27, with protein sequence MAHKKGEGSVKNGRDSQSKRLGVKIFGGQPAISGNIIVRQRGTVYHPGQNVGVGKDFTIFALADGVVEFRKGRENKTYVSVKAFDTTAQAEA encoded by the coding sequence ATGGCACATAAAAAAGGTGAAGGTAGTGTAAAGAACGGCCGCGATTCCCAGAGCAAAAGGCTCGGAGTAAAAATCTTCGGTGGTCAGCCTGCTATTTCTGGTAACATCATCGTTCGTCAGAGAGGCACCGTTTACCATCCCGGTCAAAACGTAGGTGTAGGTAAAGATTTTACCATTTTCGCATTGGCAGATGGTGTGGTTGAATTCAGAAAAGGTCGCGAAAACAAGACTTACGTTTCTGTTAAAGCATTTGACACCACTGCTCAGGCAGAAGCCTAA
- a CDS encoding helix-hairpin-helix domain-containing protein: protein MDNNSIADNFSLLSKLMDIHGENSFKAKSFASAAFTIEKLPAQLKDTPRDEIFRIKGIGESTGKSILEMLDTSSFSLLTNYISITPPGILEIMKIKGLGPKKIATIWKELEIESMGELLYACNENRLLLLKGFGEKTQENVRQNIEFYLSNRNRFLYAEVESIATDLEKQLQELLAPAPVALTGAFRRQEVIIDELEFVIAATPETLREHMAALPGFTPGDANGADQVWKYNDKLNVVTHACEADDFYSTLFCTTGAPAFIDKFNAAGGAAHIRKAPSEEAIFSGAGMAYIPPCLREGQHEIEQARLQQLPTLITRADIKGIIHSHSQWSDGVDTLEEMAVAAKNQGFEYLVISDHSRSAFYANGLSIERVIAQQEQIDELNKKLAPFRIFKSIEADILNDGTLDYPDEVLARFDLVIASVHSNLKMTEEKAMARILKAVENPYTTILGHMTGRLLLSRNGYPVNHKAVIDACAANNVVIELNAHPRRLDIDWTWLSYALEKKVLISIDPDAHSVQGYRDVHYGTLAAQKGGVTKANNLSSFSVDMLDNFLQERKKQKNILS, encoded by the coding sequence ATGGACAATAATTCAATAGCCGATAATTTCTCCCTGCTGTCCAAACTAATGGACATCCACGGAGAAAACAGCTTTAAAGCCAAATCCTTTGCCTCTGCAGCTTTCACCATCGAAAAACTGCCGGCACAACTCAAAGACACGCCACGCGACGAGATATTCCGTATCAAGGGCATCGGGGAATCTACCGGGAAAAGCATCCTCGAAATGCTCGACACCAGCAGCTTTTCCCTGCTCACCAATTACATCAGCATCACCCCGCCCGGTATCCTCGAAATCATGAAGATCAAAGGACTGGGACCGAAAAAAATAGCGACCATCTGGAAAGAGCTGGAGATCGAATCGATGGGCGAACTGCTGTACGCCTGTAACGAAAACCGCCTCCTGTTGCTCAAGGGCTTCGGCGAAAAAACACAGGAAAACGTCCGCCAGAATATAGAATTCTATCTGTCTAACCGCAACCGCTTCCTATATGCGGAAGTGGAATCCATAGCAACGGACCTGGAAAAACAACTACAGGAACTGCTGGCACCTGCGCCTGTGGCACTTACCGGCGCTTTCCGCCGCCAGGAGGTGATCATCGATGAATTGGAATTCGTGATCGCGGCCACACCGGAAACATTGCGGGAGCACATGGCTGCCCTGCCAGGTTTCACCCCCGGCGACGCCAACGGCGCTGATCAGGTATGGAAATATAATGATAAGCTCAATGTGGTCACCCACGCCTGTGAGGCCGACGATTTCTACAGTACCCTCTTCTGCACCACCGGCGCGCCCGCTTTTATTGATAAATTCAATGCCGCAGGCGGCGCTGCCCATATCCGCAAAGCTCCCTCTGAAGAAGCTATTTTCAGCGGCGCCGGCATGGCCTATATACCACCCTGCCTGCGCGAAGGACAGCACGAAATTGAACAGGCCCGCCTACAGCAACTGCCTACACTCATTACCCGGGCGGACATCAAAGGTATCATCCACTCCCACAGCCAGTGGAGCGATGGTGTGGACACGCTCGAAGAAATGGCCGTTGCCGCCAAAAACCAGGGCTTCGAATACCTCGTCATCAGCGACCACTCCCGCTCGGCGTTTTATGCCAACGGCCTGAGCATCGAAAGGGTGATTGCACAGCAGGAACAGATCGATGAACTGAATAAAAAACTGGCGCCCTTCCGTATCTTCAAAAGCATTGAAGCCGATATCCTCAACGACGGCACGCTGGACTATCCCGATGAGGTGCTGGCCCGCTTCGATCTTGTCATCGCTTCTGTGCACTCCAACCTGAAAATGACGGAAGAAAAAGCAATGGCCAGAATACTGAAGGCCGTTGAAAACCCCTATACCACCATTCTCGGGCATATGACCGGCCGCCTGCTGCTGAGCCGCAACGGCTATCCTGTGAATCATAAAGCAGTGATCGATGCCTGTGCGGCCAACAACGTGGTGATAGAGCTCAATGCACACCCACGCCGGCTGGATATCGACTGGACCTGGCTGTCCTATGCGCTGGAGAAAAAAGTGCTGATATCCATCGATCCGGACGCACACAGCGTTCAGGGATACCGCGATGTGCATTATGGTACGCTGGCAGCTCAAAAAGGAGGAGTCACCAAAGCCAACAATCTTAGCAGCTTCAGTGTTGACATGCTCGATAATTTCCTGCAGGAACGCAAAAAACAAAAAAATATCCTCTCATGA
- a CDS encoding PrsW family intramembrane metalloprotease, protein MMLLALAVAPGLAICLLMFIVDKYDPEPVGLLLKSFLLGMACVVMPLLFQALASMYGFRETNTSLFDTAFFAYGIVGLSEEFAKFLVLRFYAYPKKAFNEPLDGIVYAVMIGMGFATLENIAYVSQFGFGTGVARMFLSVPAHATFAILMGYYVGLAKFIPDQRNTLLLKGLLIAVFFHGSFDFFLFSGNSILALGAAVFTLVIAARLSYRATRKDMMLSKKLFHRHFDKDAIGPSPLDGDEDDLL, encoded by the coding sequence ATGATGTTACTGGCGCTGGCCGTAGCCCCGGGACTGGCTATCTGTCTCCTGATGTTTATAGTGGACAAATACGACCCCGAACCGGTTGGCCTCCTGCTGAAAAGCTTTCTCCTTGGCATGGCTTGTGTGGTCATGCCGCTGCTGTTTCAGGCGCTCGCTTCCATGTATGGATTCCGGGAAACCAATACAAGCCTCTTTGATACGGCCTTCTTTGCCTACGGCATCGTAGGCCTCTCTGAAGAATTCGCCAAATTTCTGGTGCTGCGCTTCTACGCGTATCCTAAAAAAGCGTTCAACGAACCACTCGATGGTATCGTGTATGCGGTGATGATCGGAATGGGCTTTGCCACACTGGAGAATATCGCTTATGTCAGTCAATTCGGCTTTGGCACAGGCGTGGCCCGTATGTTCCTGTCTGTGCCTGCCCACGCCACTTTTGCCATACTCATGGGATATTATGTAGGACTAGCCAAGTTCATACCGGATCAAAGAAACACGCTCCTGCTCAAAGGCCTGCTGATAGCCGTGTTTTTCCATGGTTCCTTCGACTTTTTCCTGTTCTCCGGTAACAGCATCCTGGCGCTGGGCGCAGCGGTATTTACGCTGGTCATCGCAGCCAGACTGTCTTACAGGGCTACCCGGAAAGACATGATGCTGTCGAAAAAACTGTTTCACCGGCACTTTGACAAAGATGCGATAGGCCCCTCGCCGCTCGACGGGGACGAAGATGATTTGCTCTAA
- a CDS encoding DsbA family protein, translated as MRFIYVYDPLCGWCYGFTPVVMQFQQLHSGDMEFDILSGGMIVGDNRHPFSTMAAYIQREHTNVEEMTGVKFGSAFLEKLLPSEEMMDSEKPSVALTVFKAYQPENAISFAHDMQHALNYDGLSLNLDATYRKLVRKYSLPEDEFIDRLHNEHLRYETNQEFQLVQNWGITGFPAAILDTGKQLYLCARGYTPLDRLQQTVDNIIEESNRL; from the coding sequence ATGCGCTTTATATATGTCTATGATCCGCTTTGTGGATGGTGCTACGGGTTTACACCGGTAGTCATGCAGTTTCAGCAACTGCACAGCGGCGACATGGAATTTGATATCCTCTCCGGCGGTATGATCGTAGGAGACAATCGCCACCCGTTCTCTACGATGGCGGCCTATATCCAACGGGAGCACACCAACGTGGAAGAAATGACCGGGGTAAAATTCGGTAGCGCTTTTCTCGAGAAACTGCTGCCTTCAGAAGAAATGATGGATTCAGAAAAACCATCAGTCGCCCTGACCGTTTTTAAGGCCTATCAGCCTGAAAACGCCATCTCCTTCGCTCATGATATGCAACATGCGCTTAACTATGATGGGCTAAGCCTTAACCTTGACGCTACCTACCGGAAACTGGTCCGAAAATACAGCCTGCCGGAAGATGAATTTATTGACCGGCTGCATAATGAACACCTGCGGTATGAAACCAACCAGGAGTTTCAACTGGTGCAGAACTGGGGTATTACCGGCTTCCCCGCCGCCATTCTGGACACAGGCAAACAGCTGTATCTATGCGCAAGAGGATATACACCGCTCGACAGGCTGCAACAAACAGTCGATAATATTATTGAGGAAAGTAACCGTTTATAA
- a CDS encoding GNAT family N-acetyltransferase translates to MYRVKSTTVADIPVIQELTERIWRPTYQRILEPAQIDYMIDMMYSTAALTKQIAELNHKFIILQDDKRPIGYASYSTTDTEGVYKLHKIYLDSSYQGKGVGRFLLDTVIRQVKKLGATILELDVNRYNKARFFYEKMGFSTYKEKDTDIGNGYLMEDYVMRKSL, encoded by the coding sequence ATGTATCGCGTAAAATCAACAACAGTAGCCGACATTCCCGTTATACAGGAGTTGACTGAAAGAATCTGGAGACCAACTTACCAACGCATCCTCGAACCTGCACAGATCGATTATATGATCGATATGATGTACAGCACTGCCGCTCTTACCAAACAGATCGCGGAGTTAAACCACAAGTTCATCATCCTGCAGGACGATAAAAGACCTATCGGCTACGCATCTTATAGCACTACCGATACGGAAGGTGTCTATAAACTGCATAAAATCTATCTCGACAGCAGCTACCAGGGCAAAGGCGTAGGCCGCTTCCTGCTGGATACTGTTATCCGCCAGGTAAAAAAATTAGGTGCCACCATCCTCGAACTGGATGTGAACCGCTACAATAAAGCCCGCTTTTTTTATGAGAAGATGGGATTCTCCACCTATAAAGAGAAAGATACCGATATCGGTAATGGTTATCTGATGGAAGATTACGTAATGAGGAAATCATTATAA
- a CDS encoding Calx-beta domain-containing protein: MNKIASLMLLLGIGSQAFAQEMPVVFNKSMGAPKNQYRKLAIAENNAIVAIGGGLDNGCITKLSSTGNPIYNTRLNKGGLVAYQDLLLLPKNELVAVGGGTIAYGNARITKLSATGEVIFDKSIGNGQGGYFTKIIADRHGNYITVGVDGSKPAQARITKMTADGKIEFDKGFGAHNVFTNVLIDEDENIVAVGGDVGDGQGKAFMVKVDGKGEKQFDLSFGKPGAVFEKMLLLEDGSILAMGGGAYGTGNASRIAKVNAEGQVVFDKEYSTVDGKFNAMKVNDLGQIFACAEEKDKGRIVKLRPDGTELFNKEVDAALYALEVGKNGKVVAAGGNIGMNTGKIVKLLPDGTQVVNKNLGTVFQHLLLTEDDEMCVVTKEGYRLIKLTPDGELMFDKQLGKYDTKTTLASLLMSPSGEILAAGGGDEDGNRIIKISHGVSVNDIAVSEPLNGLSNASLTITLSGFLRSNGVRTPVNVHYKTIPHKDGAGQGDFDITEGTISFVPSEFAAGAIISKTIQIPVKSDNLLEGKESFHVEIMDASDLHLTKAKGEVTILDQPAMVKFIGGTNGAEPNTDVVFSAGLFKRDNTPLVNATGKPVKLTYKFGNGTALPGADFVSSIKAPFVIDNGASTASLSVKVKDDNRFELAETVVLVLSEIKAENEAVVGYNGDVTSISASQYIQDQAAHITLVKLTDANESATAPVSMFKCILVKAADGSVQTNCTGSDINIYFGVDSVSAAAYGRKFVIMNGDMVKITGDCAFSETDIQVAVVNDRIKESDAVVAVKLRDVTTANNAGMLKISPELKLNKAIAVIHDDDNEEGTVLTATK, from the coding sequence ATGAACAAGATTGCATCACTAATGCTGTTACTGGGAATAGGCTCACAGGCCTTTGCCCAGGAAATGCCAGTTGTGTTCAACAAAAGCATGGGCGCTCCCAAGAACCAGTACCGGAAACTGGCCATTGCGGAGAACAATGCCATTGTTGCTATCGGCGGTGGATTGGATAACGGATGTATCACCAAATTATCCTCCACGGGAAATCCTATTTACAATACCCGTTTAAACAAAGGCGGGCTGGTAGCTTACCAGGACTTATTACTGCTGCCTAAAAATGAACTGGTGGCGGTAGGCGGCGGCACTATTGCCTACGGTAATGCCCGTATCACCAAACTGAGTGCCACCGGAGAAGTGATATTTGACAAAAGTATCGGTAATGGCCAGGGTGGTTATTTCACCAAAATCATTGCAGACCGTCATGGTAACTACATCACCGTTGGTGTAGACGGCAGCAAGCCTGCACAGGCGCGCATCACCAAAATGACTGCTGATGGCAAGATCGAGTTTGACAAAGGTTTTGGTGCTCACAACGTATTTACAAACGTATTAATCGACGAAGACGAAAATATTGTGGCTGTTGGTGGTGACGTAGGAGATGGCCAGGGTAAAGCTTTTATGGTAAAAGTAGACGGTAAAGGCGAAAAACAATTTGACCTCAGCTTTGGTAAGCCCGGCGCTGTATTTGAAAAAATGCTCCTGCTGGAAGACGGTTCTATCCTGGCGATGGGCGGTGGCGCTTATGGCACAGGCAACGCCAGCCGTATTGCCAAAGTGAACGCCGAAGGCCAGGTGGTATTCGATAAAGAATACAGCACCGTAGACGGCAAGTTCAACGCCATGAAGGTGAATGACCTGGGCCAGATTTTCGCCTGCGCGGAAGAAAAAGACAAAGGCCGTATCGTAAAACTGCGTCCTGATGGTACAGAGCTGTTCAACAAGGAAGTGGACGCCGCCCTGTATGCGCTGGAAGTAGGTAAAAACGGCAAAGTGGTGGCTGCTGGTGGCAACATCGGCATGAATACCGGTAAGATCGTGAAGTTACTGCCGGACGGCACACAGGTGGTCAACAAAAACCTGGGCACCGTATTCCAGCATCTGCTGCTCACCGAAGATGATGAAATGTGTGTGGTGACCAAAGAAGGCTACCGCCTCATTAAACTGACGCCTGACGGAGAACTGATGTTCGACAAACAACTGGGCAAATACGATACTAAAACCACGCTTGCGTCCCTGCTGATGAGTCCTTCCGGCGAAATCCTGGCAGCCGGCGGTGGTGATGAAGACGGTAACCGTATCATCAAAATCAGCCATGGCGTGTCTGTTAACGATATCGCTGTGTCTGAGCCGCTCAATGGCTTGTCTAACGCTTCACTGACCATCACGCTTTCCGGCTTCCTCAGAAGCAATGGTGTGCGTACACCGGTGAATGTACATTACAAAACCATCCCGCATAAAGATGGCGCCGGCCAGGGTGACTTCGATATCACAGAAGGCACTATCTCCTTCGTGCCTTCCGAATTTGCCGCAGGCGCTATTATCTCCAAAACCATCCAGATACCCGTGAAAAGCGACAACCTGCTGGAAGGTAAAGAGTCTTTCCATGTAGAAATCATGGACGCGTCTGACCTGCATCTTACCAAAGCCAAAGGTGAGGTGACTATCCTTGATCAGCCGGCCATGGTGAAATTCATTGGCGGCACTAACGGTGCAGAGCCTAATACCGATGTGGTATTCTCTGCGGGCCTGTTCAAACGCGACAACACGCCACTGGTCAACGCCACCGGCAAGCCGGTTAAGCTGACCTACAAATTCGGCAATGGCACCGCTTTGCCGGGTGCGGATTTTGTCAGCAGCATCAAAGCGCCCTTTGTTATTGACAATGGCGCCAGCACTGCGAGCCTGTCTGTGAAAGTAAAAGACGATAACCGTTTTGAACTGGCCGAGACCGTAGTACTGGTACTCAGCGAAATCAAAGCGGAAAACGAAGCTGTCGTGGGCTATAATGGCGATGTGACCTCTATTTCCGCTTCCCAGTATATCCAGGACCAGGCAGCGCATATCACGCTGGTAAAACTGACAGACGCCAACGAGTCTGCTACCGCGCCGGTAAGCATGTTCAAATGTATCCTTGTAAAAGCTGCTGATGGCTCTGTACAGACCAACTGCACCGGCAGCGATATCAATATCTACTTTGGAGTGGATTCCGTAAGTGCCGCCGCTTATGGCCGCAAGTTCGTGATCATGAACGGCGACATGGTGAAAATCACCGGTGACTGCGCTTTCAGCGAAACAGACATCCAGGTGGCCGTGGTGAACGACCGTATCAAAGAGTCGGACGCTGTTGTAGCCGTGAAACTGCGTGACGTGACCACCGCTAACAATGCCGGTATGCTGAAAATCTCTCCCGAGCTGAAACTGAACAAGGCCATAGCTGTTATCCATGATGATGATAACGAAGAAGGGACCGTGTTGACAGCTACCAAGTAA
- a CDS encoding OmpA family protein — protein sequence MRNYQVGRLVFFLGVLIMTGSCSFVKDHTSGSMGSMSKVRRAERSFKRQEYERAISLCNDVINNTSDDAARRQAKFQLARIYFETRQFEKTVSLYDELLYKPSDDVLVTDVTTYIDLLKRTGRVEKARQISEVYAKNYKNNARFTNLQESLVNYYNFFNRDSLRNVKADSLRLSLPGYQYGLALYKDNIVFLSNDFKKNEAQSFYTNSRLYMISEDGIEPFNNSLKGILQVGPASFYDQGKRVIYTSNRFTDVKNDKNSFINYNNGTQLLTSTYQENHDTWSKPVPVKLGKSSESSSFLHPSVASNGKRLYFASDMPGGQGGTDIYYADWDKAEKRWKAPVNMGPKVNTNGNELYPFIVGDKLFFASNGLRGFGGLDIFMIDLSKAEEGPVHLPYPVNTQFDDLNAVLDESKLLLYFTSDRSGVHDNDHIYVLNLKKNPLKQLGLPYPGKPVNDEDKVPYTMTQTDNRPQLTLVGDKTYDNLAPVAKAEVKPAAPAVASTAVPVSTPVREVKEYTDNIVDSSPEMIPWQNLAHPAPAVATTTTAATGNATAAPDYGQRTVSSQPEQLSRQATAAAPGRSSSTVKNNIQADSAVIHVSAYTLSADSAARTKVSLWSVPGAVYFDLNSYIPQDKEWSKLDSIFYIWKAQPQRMIIVNGHADIIGTEKYNLALSKNRAVYIQECLLSRGVEAGRIRINYFGSTRPVLVASQYKLDADREKFILQQGVNRRCEITIQ from the coding sequence ATGCGAAATTACCAAGTTGGCCGCCTGGTGTTTTTCCTGGGTGTGCTGATCATGACTGGTTCCTGCTCTTTTGTTAAAGACCATACCTCCGGTAGTATGGGCAGCATGTCTAAAGTAAGAAGGGCAGAACGGTCATTTAAAAGACAGGAATATGAAAGAGCCATATCGCTCTGCAACGATGTAATTAACAATACGAGCGACGACGCTGCCCGCCGGCAGGCGAAGTTCCAGTTGGCCCGCATTTATTTTGAAACGCGGCAGTTTGAAAAAACTGTCAGCCTTTACGATGAGCTGCTCTACAAACCCAGTGATGATGTACTGGTGACCGATGTGACCACTTATATCGATCTGCTGAAACGCACCGGAAGAGTGGAAAAAGCACGTCAGATCAGTGAAGTGTATGCCAAAAATTATAAAAACAACGCCCGCTTCACCAACCTCCAGGAATCCCTGGTGAATTATTATAACTTCTTTAACCGCGACTCTCTCCGGAACGTAAAAGCAGACAGCCTCCGGCTTAGCTTGCCCGGATACCAGTACGGACTGGCCCTGTATAAAGACAATATCGTTTTTCTTTCCAATGATTTTAAGAAGAATGAAGCCCAGTCTTTCTATACCAACTCCAGGCTGTACATGATCTCGGAAGATGGGATTGAGCCGTTCAACAATAGCCTGAAAGGCATCTTACAGGTGGGACCGGCTTCTTTCTATGATCAGGGAAAACGGGTGATTTACACCTCCAACCGGTTTACCGATGTTAAAAACGATAAAAATTCTTTCATTAATTATAACAACGGTACGCAGCTGTTGACCTCTACCTACCAGGAAAATCACGACACGTGGAGCAAGCCGGTGCCGGTAAAACTGGGTAAATCTTCAGAATCCTCGTCTTTCCTGCATCCGTCAGTTGCATCAAATGGTAAACGTTTGTACTTTGCGTCCGATATGCCTGGCGGTCAGGGTGGTACAGATATCTACTACGCTGACTGGGATAAAGCGGAGAAACGCTGGAAAGCGCCTGTGAACATGGGCCCGAAGGTAAATACCAACGGCAACGAACTGTATCCGTTTATTGTGGGAGATAAATTGTTTTTTGCTTCCAACGGTTTACGGGGCTTCGGCGGACTGGATATATTCATGATCGATCTGTCGAAAGCAGAAGAAGGGCCGGTACACCTGCCTTATCCTGTGAATACCCAGTTTGATGATCTGAACGCAGTGCTGGACGAATCCAAGTTGTTATTATACTTTACATCGGACCGTTCCGGTGTACATGATAATGACCATATCTATGTGCTGAATCTGAAGAAAAATCCTTTGAAACAACTGGGACTGCCTTATCCCGGCAAGCCGGTAAATGACGAAGACAAAGTGCCTTATACCATGACGCAGACGGACAACCGTCCACAGCTGACTTTAGTAGGGGATAAAACCTATGATAACCTGGCTCCCGTTGCAAAAGCGGAAGTTAAGCCTGCTGCGCCCGCTGTGGCCAGTACAGCCGTTCCCGTTAGCACGCCTGTCCGTGAAGTAAAAGAATATACAGATAATATAGTAGACAGTTCTCCGGAGATGATACCGTGGCAGAACCTGGCTCATCCCGCACCAGCGGTTGCAACGACCACAACTGCTGCAACGGGCAATGCCACTGCCGCGCCTGACTATGGGCAGCGGACGGTGAGCAGTCAGCCGGAGCAGCTCAGCCGGCAGGCGACAGCTGCTGCGCCGGGGCGTTCTTCATCAACCGTAAAAAATAACATACAGGCAGACAGTGCGGTCATTCACGTGAGCGCCTATACGTTATCCGCCGACAGTGCCGCCCGTACAAAGGTATCCCTGTGGAGCGTGCCAGGGGCCGTTTACTTCGACCTTAATTCCTACATACCACAGGACAAGGAATGGAGCAAGCTCGATTCCATTTTTTATATCTGGAAAGCCCAGCCCCAACGGATGATCATCGTTAACGGGCATGCTGACATTATCGGAACAGAGAAATATAACCTCGCCCTGTCGAAAAACCGGGCGGTGTATATCCAGGAATGCCTGCTCAGTCGCGGCGTAGAAGCCGGTCGCATCCGTATCAACTACTTCGGTTCTACCAGGCCTGTATTGGTTGCCAGTCAGTATAAACTGGATGCTGACCGGGAGAAGTTCATCCTGCAACAGGGCGTGAACAGGCGGTGTGAGATCACCATACAGTAA
- a CDS encoding type IX secretion system membrane protein PorP/SprF produces MNKRFMKALGIAVMCCCCCLKGWAQQQPIYSQYMFNGMIINPAYPSMDESSSLTAVGRNQWVGVDGAPKTATASFYTPLKATNTSLGVSLMNEKITVNSQTGVHFNISQRVKLNEKLYLAMGLKAGMSQFREDNASLSTSDPVFAQNQSYWKTDVGFGFMLFTDHFFVGISSPTFKSFDLGNSVNKVVVQSHYFIQSGYLLTINDNVKLKPNVLLRIVKGTGVQYDLNANILLKNLVWLGASWRSEKTMTGLVQVQLNKNLQLGYSYDTPMQSNLKGAQTVSHEVMINYRFSWSKWKVVAPRYF; encoded by the coding sequence ATGAACAAGCGATTTATGAAAGCTTTAGGGATTGCTGTCATGTGCTGTTGCTGCTGCCTGAAAGGGTGGGCGCAGCAACAGCCGATCTACTCCCAGTATATGTTTAACGGGATGATCATTAACCCGGCGTACCCTTCCATGGACGAGTCTTCCAGCCTTACTGCCGTAGGCCGTAACCAATGGGTGGGCGTAGATGGCGCCCCTAAAACAGCCACTGCTTCTTTTTATACGCCGCTAAAGGCTACCAATACCAGCCTGGGCGTGTCGCTGATGAATGAGAAGATCACCGTCAACTCCCAGACAGGCGTGCATTTTAATATATCCCAACGGGTAAAGCTAAACGAAAAGTTATACCTCGCTATGGGCTTAAAAGCCGGCATGTCGCAGTTCCGGGAAGACAACGCCTCCCTGTCTACTTCCGATCCGGTGTTCGCACAGAACCAGAGCTACTGGAAAACAGATGTGGGCTTCGGTTTCATGCTGTTTACCGACCACTTCTTTGTCGGCATCTCTTCTCCCACTTTTAAAAGTTTTGACCTGGGCAACAGTGTCAACAAAGTAGTGGTGCAATCACATTACTTTATTCAATCCGGATACCTTCTGACCATTAACGACAACGTAAAACTCAAACCCAATGTGTTATTGAGGATAGTAAAAGGCACCGGCGTGCAGTACGACCTCAATGCAAATATTCTTTTAAAAAATCTGGTATGGCTGGGCGCATCCTGGCGTTCCGAAAAAACGATGACCGGTCTTGTTCAAGTGCAGCTGAACAAAAACCTGCAACTGGGCTATTCTTACGATACCCCGATGCAGTCAAACCTGAAAGGCGCACAAACAGTTTCCCACGAAGTAATGATCAATTATCGTTTTTCCTGGTCCAAATGGAAAGTGGTGGCCCCGCGGTACTTCTAA